The Candidatus Margulisiibacteriota bacterium nucleotide sequence GGCCAGCTTGTCTACCCGTTATATTTCCTCGATTTCGAGACGATCGGTCCGGCGCTCCCGGTCTACGACAACACCGGTCCGTATAAGGAGATCCCTTTCCTCTTCTCCCTTTTCGTGCAGGATAAGCCGGGTGGAAAGCCTCAGCATTTTTCCTACCTGGCGCCGGGTGACATTGATCCCCGGCCGGAGATGTTGCGGCGGTTAAAAGAGCTGCTCGGCGAGAGTGGTTCGATCGTCGCCTACAACGCCCGTTTTGAGATGACCTGCATTGAGAAGGCGAGCGAGGTCTATCGCGATTACAACGACTGGGCGGTCTTCCTGAAGGATCGTTTTGTCGACTTGCTGGTCCCTTTCCAGCAGTTCCTCTTCTACCATCCCGACCAGGCGGGGAGCGCTTCGCTGAAAAAGGTCCTGCCGGCGCTCACCCACAGCAACTATGAAAACTTGGAGATCGGAGAGGGGCGGACTGCCGGAGTGGAGTATTATCGGGTAACTTTTGGGGAGAATATCCCGCCGGCAGAGAAAGAGCGGGTCCATACCGCCCTGGAAAAGTATTGCGACATCGATACCCGGGGGATGCTGGAGATAATCGAAGCGTTAAATGAGGCTGTCGCGGCTTAGGATGAAAACCCATACTGAATATTTGACCGTTAACACCAAAGCGTCCCGCGAGATAGTTAATATCACGAGTGACGTGGCCGAGGCGGTCAAAAAGTCGGGGGTTAAAGAGGGGATGGTCCTCGTCTCTGCCATGCATATCACCGCTTCGATCTTTATTAATGATGAAGAATCCGGAATCAAGCAAGACTTTATGGAATGGGCCGAAAAATTGGCTCCCTTTAATCTCAAATATAATCATCACCGGACCGGCGAAACGAACGGCGATGCCCACATGAAGTCGATCCTTTTTAATCACGAAGTCATCATCCCGATCACCAAGGGGGAGCTCGATTTTGGCCCCTGGCAGCAGGTCTTTTATGGCGAATGGGACGGCCAGCGGAGGAAGAGGATAGTCATTAAAGTAATGGGAGAATAGGTCTAGATATAAGTTGCTAAAGGATGATCCTGTGTCGGGAATTGGCGTGATAATTTAAGGGAGGGGCGATGGTGTTTTACGGGCTTAGTAAGAAAGAAGAAATTGCATTGCAATATGAGGTGATTCCAAAGCCAACAAGATTAAAACTTACGAGATTGATTCGGAGCGCGGTCAAATCTGATGACCAGGATAGGGAAATAGAAAATCAAAATAAGTTATTAAATATAGCAAATAACGTTTTAGGATTGCCAATATATGTTTTGGAATCAGATGGTTGGGGAATGTATCATCCAGCTGAAAATGCCTATCACATGGGTGAGATGGAATTGCTCATGCTAAAACCAAATACTAGACAATTGATCGA carries:
- a CDS encoding secondary thiamine-phosphate synthase enzyme YjbQ: MKTHTEYLTVNTKASREIVNITSDVAEAVKKSGVKEGMVLVSAMHITASIFINDEESGIKQDFMEWAEKLAPFNLKYNHHRTGETNGDAHMKSILFNHEVIIPITKGELDFGPWQQVFYGEWDGQRRKRIVIKVMGE